From the Polynucleobacter sp. MWH-UH35A genome, one window contains:
- the fliF gene encoding flagellar basal-body MS-ring/collar protein FliF yields MSEEAQPGIQGSEKDAAVVNIGSKTAASAIPASAPRAGKVKLPSKLGELQMRFEALGVQQRLIVAAALFLFISALIFVTFSGRSKDDYRVLFSSVNERDGAAIVAALQQMNVPYKFTEGGAAILVPESAVYETRLRLAGQGLPKAGNVGFELLENQKMGTSQFVEQVNYQRGLEGELARSISSLAQVKSARVMLAIPKQTAFMREQEKPTASVVVTMHPGRFLDAQQVAAITNLVGSSVPNLGPANVTIVDAEGSLLAPNAQRLMGLDSNQLKYVAELEGALSKRVQAILEPVTGKENVRAQVTVDMDFGELERTQETFGRNSPPNQSSIRSQQSNEAATPSSSASGVPGALTNQPPGGGQAPINAPGGVAANTGPQNLNAPPSSSSSSASNIKKDMTVNYELDRAIERIKSEKGKVRRVSAAVVVNYKQPTGIDKDGKPLKPVPFSAKELDQINNLARDAVGYTEKRGDSVSVANIPFKLEVPEEPAFYKQPGVIELSKEFFKFAIILGSLGIMFFGVVKPLLFPKKIDDALEEQRIEEEFDEKIKAEMAQMDPKLREKRRMEMELLKERQRIAEEEERQRIEEERKRMEEERLRQEEEKKNEYDSLLKYATDFVAENPKVVSGIFKEWLAADAEKTNNANAAAAAAG; encoded by the coding sequence TTGAGCGAAGAAGCACAGCCCGGTATACAGGGAAGCGAAAAGGATGCGGCAGTAGTCAATATTGGCTCTAAAACCGCAGCCTCAGCTATTCCAGCATCAGCCCCGCGTGCGGGCAAGGTAAAACTTCCTTCAAAATTGGGAGAGCTCCAAATGCGCTTTGAAGCGCTGGGAGTTCAGCAACGGCTTATTGTTGCCGCTGCTTTATTTCTATTCATTTCCGCACTGATTTTTGTCACCTTCTCTGGGCGTAGTAAAGACGATTATCGAGTGCTTTTCTCAAGCGTGAATGAGCGTGATGGCGCTGCCATCGTGGCGGCCTTGCAACAAATGAATGTGCCCTACAAATTTACGGAGGGCGGTGCCGCAATTTTGGTCCCTGAATCGGCAGTCTACGAAACCCGTTTACGCTTGGCTGGTCAAGGGTTACCCAAGGCCGGTAACGTTGGTTTTGAGTTGCTTGAAAACCAAAAGATGGGCACTAGCCAATTTGTTGAGCAAGTCAATTATCAGCGCGGTCTCGAAGGCGAATTGGCTCGCAGCATTAGTTCCTTGGCGCAAGTTAAATCTGCACGGGTGATGTTGGCGATTCCAAAACAAACTGCCTTCATGCGTGAGCAGGAAAAGCCCACCGCATCTGTGGTTGTGACCATGCACCCTGGCCGTTTTTTGGATGCTCAACAAGTCGCTGCGATTACCAATTTAGTGGGATCGTCTGTTCCTAATTTGGGTCCGGCTAACGTGACTATTGTGGACGCCGAAGGTAGTCTTCTTGCGCCAAATGCTCAGCGTTTAATGGGTTTAGACAGCAACCAACTTAAGTACGTAGCGGAATTGGAAGGCGCCCTCTCAAAGCGCGTGCAAGCTATCTTAGAGCCTGTTACTGGTAAGGAAAATGTTCGCGCTCAAGTGACGGTGGATATGGATTTTGGAGAGCTGGAGCGTACCCAGGAAACTTTTGGTCGAAACTCCCCACCGAATCAATCCTCGATTCGTAGCCAGCAAAGTAATGAGGCCGCAACACCAAGTTCGTCCGCATCAGGTGTGCCAGGTGCACTTACAAATCAACCTCCTGGTGGTGGTCAAGCCCCTATTAATGCCCCAGGAGGCGTTGCAGCAAACACTGGCCCACAAAATCTGAATGCACCACCATCAAGCTCGAGTTCGTCAGCGAGCAATATCAAAAAAGATATGACGGTCAACTATGAGTTAGATCGTGCGATTGAGCGAATAAAGTCCGAAAAGGGCAAAGTCAGAAGAGTATCTGCTGCAGTGGTGGTCAATTATAAGCAACCAACTGGTATTGACAAAGATGGTAAGCCATTAAAACCTGTGCCATTTAGTGCCAAAGAGTTAGATCAGATTAATAATCTTGCTCGTGATGCAGTTGGATACACAGAAAAGCGTGGCGATAGTGTGAGTGTTGCTAATATTCCCTTCAAGCTTGAGGTTCCAGAAGAGCCTGCGTTTTACAAGCAACCAGGTGTTATTGAACTTAGTAAGGAATTCTTCAAATTTGCCATCATATTGGGATCGCTTGGCATCATGTTCTTTGGTGTAGTTAAGCCCTTACTATTTCCAAAGAAAATCGACGATGCATTGGAAGAACAGCGCATTGAAGAAGAGTTTGACGAGAAAATCAAAGCAGAAATGGCTCAAATGGATCCAAAACTACGCGAAAAACGGCGTATGGAAATGGAGCTATTGAAAGAGCGTCAGCGTATTGCTGAAGAGGAAGAGCGTCAGCGTATTGAAGAAGAGAGAAAGCGCATGGAGGAAGAGCGTCTTCGTCAAGAAGAAGAGAAAAAGAACGAATACGACTCGCTTCTCAAGTACGCAACCGATTTTGTTGCTGAAAATCCAAAAGTGGTATCCGGCATCTTTAAAGAGTGGTTGGCTGCGGATGCCGAAAAAACGAATAATGCCAATGCAGCTGCTGCTGCTGCAGGTTGA
- a CDS encoding PAS domain-containing sensor histidine kinase encodes MINSEPNIPSSNTQSLDAKHLEEAFAIFYAESQKLEAQQSALQEKINQLSEELQKSNQRLGILVNAIPAGVILLENNIVLLHNPAMLHFLPSLCIGQPFDIPNDWQPSIAPGEYVINTLDTEDSRPLKTVQVIRIDDGIRSYIQIQDITANITLHQETQRENRLSAMGKMAAGIAHQFRTPLATALLYSSHLCDDDLAPDMSKEFAQRLRKQLLDLEKLSQDMLHFISNRPSKTILVSARQIIDEAIASIQALFESNHVQLKIEWDVPASTLLLVEPKSIPNAIVAILENALSVSKPADQVLIQAKVESKKLILNIEDQGPGIASTIIDSLFEPFSTTSANGTGLGLSIAKNTIEAHRGNIAVENSAKGAIFKITLPISSE; translated from the coding sequence TTGATCAATTCTGAACCCAATATACCCTCAAGCAATACGCAGAGTCTAGATGCTAAGCACCTAGAAGAGGCTTTTGCGATCTTCTATGCTGAGTCACAAAAGCTGGAGGCCCAACAAAGCGCACTTCAGGAAAAGATCAATCAGTTAAGCGAGGAACTACAAAAGTCCAATCAACGCCTTGGCATTCTGGTAAATGCCATTCCAGCTGGGGTAATTTTGCTAGAAAACAATATTGTGCTTCTTCATAATCCGGCAATGTTGCACTTTTTACCCTCCTTGTGTATCGGGCAACCCTTTGACATTCCGAACGATTGGCAACCATCAATTGCCCCGGGTGAATATGTCATTAATACCCTTGATACAGAAGACTCAAGGCCTCTGAAAACTGTGCAAGTGATTCGCATTGACGACGGCATTCGCAGTTACATTCAGATCCAAGATATCACTGCCAACATCACGCTTCACCAAGAAACTCAACGTGAAAATCGCCTATCAGCCATGGGAAAAATGGCCGCTGGCATTGCCCATCAATTTCGGACGCCCTTGGCAACTGCTCTGCTCTATTCATCGCATCTGTGTGATGACGATCTGGCGCCCGACATGTCAAAAGAATTTGCGCAGCGCCTTCGCAAACAATTATTAGATCTGGAAAAACTGTCGCAAGATATGTTGCACTTTATTTCCAATCGCCCAAGTAAAACTATTTTGGTTAGCGCCAGACAAATCATTGATGAGGCAATTGCAAGTATTCAAGCCTTATTTGAGAGTAATCATGTGCAACTGAAGATTGAGTGGGATGTTCCTGCATCAACCCTGCTATTGGTTGAGCCTAAGTCGATTCCAAATGCGATCGTAGCAATTTTAGAAAATGCATTAAGCGTTTCAAAGCCTGCAGATCAGGTGCTCATACAGGCTAAAGTTGAATCAAAAAAGTTAATCCTCAATATTGAGGATCAGGGTCCCGGAATTGCATCAACCATCATTGACTCTTTATTTGAGCCCTTCTCTACCACCAGTGCAAATGGCACCGGCTTAGGGCTATCGATTGCTAAAAACACGATTGAAGCACACCGTGGAAACATAGCTGTAGAAAACTCCGCCAAAGGTGCAATTTTCAAAATCACCCTTCCGATTTCCTCTGAATAG
- a CDS encoding sigma-54 dependent transcriptional regulator, translating to MTEFLNERFPVILVEDDEDLREAIAVTLRMKGIDFVTHQRAETVVPLLRPDLKTVLVTDYKLPGMTGIDLLKIAQKECPDLPVVIMTAFADAKLAVEALKAGARDFLIKPFVPQQLIEIISRYRSSDDTFDSTSRHTMVAQKASTTETPKSEAIGSEIRSAEHSVIAVDPQTVAIFSRCERVAGTDTSVMVTGESGAGKEVVAQHIHKTSKRANGPYVAINCAAIPDTLLESILFGHEKGSFTGATKAQAGKFEQANKGTLFLDEIGEMPASLQTKLLRVLQDKKIERIGSTDSIQADVRIIAATNLNLQDQVKAGKFREDLYFRLNVFPIHVPELRKRPLDIIPLGEFFLKRYSVNIGRDNLSLSSPAKTLLQQYSWPGNVRELENIIQRAVLLADGEEISAQDLELDLPQETQASPSSPQPHQTSMANESPNLAPQSGQNGTEIASIKSEIGQDIESVEREHILKVLAEVNGNRTKAVEILGISARALRYKLKSYKEAGFLNE from the coding sequence ATGACCGAGTTTTTAAATGAGCGCTTCCCAGTGATACTTGTTGAGGATGATGAAGACCTCAGGGAAGCGATTGCGGTAACACTGCGCATGAAGGGTATCGACTTTGTGACGCATCAGCGTGCCGAGACCGTCGTCCCACTTCTGCGGCCCGATCTCAAAACAGTCCTAGTAACTGATTACAAATTACCAGGTATGACAGGTATTGATTTACTCAAAATCGCCCAAAAAGAATGTCCTGATTTACCAGTTGTAATCATGACAGCATTCGCAGATGCCAAGCTTGCTGTTGAGGCCCTGAAAGCTGGCGCCCGCGACTTTTTGATCAAACCATTTGTGCCACAGCAACTCATTGAAATCATCTCACGCTATCGCTCATCGGATGACACTTTTGACAGCACTTCGAGACATACAATGGTTGCGCAAAAAGCTAGCACAACAGAGACCCCTAAGAGTGAGGCAATCGGATCAGAAATTCGATCAGCCGAGCATAGCGTCATTGCAGTAGACCCCCAAACAGTAGCCATTTTTTCACGTTGCGAACGGGTAGCCGGAACGGACACGAGTGTAATGGTTACCGGCGAATCTGGCGCTGGTAAAGAAGTAGTAGCGCAGCATATTCATAAAACGTCCAAACGCGCTAACGGTCCTTATGTAGCCATCAACTGCGCCGCCATTCCAGATACGCTTTTGGAATCTATTTTGTTTGGCCATGAAAAAGGTTCATTTACTGGCGCTACAAAGGCGCAAGCCGGTAAGTTTGAACAAGCCAATAAAGGCACTTTGTTTTTAGATGAAATCGGCGAGATGCCAGCAAGCCTTCAAACGAAATTGTTGCGAGTGCTGCAAGATAAAAAAATTGAGCGCATTGGTTCAACCGATTCGATTCAGGCGGATGTGCGCATCATTGCTGCAACCAATTTGAACCTCCAGGATCAAGTTAAGGCAGGAAAATTTAGGGAGGATTTGTACTTCCGCCTAAACGTTTTTCCCATACATGTTCCTGAACTTCGCAAGCGCCCACTAGATATCATTCCGCTGGGCGAATTTTTCCTCAAGCGTTACAGCGTCAATATCGGCAGAGACAATTTAAGTCTAAGTTCACCCGCCAAAACATTGCTTCAACAATATAGCTGGCCAGGAAATGTACGAGAACTTGAAAACATCATTCAGCGTGCGGTCCTGTTGGCTGATGGAGAGGAAATCTCTGCGCAGGATCTAGAATTAGATCTTCCTCAGGAGACCCAGGCAAGCCCTAGCAGTCCCCAACCACACCAAACCTCTATGGCCAATGAGTCCCCAAATTTAGCACCTCAATCAGGGCAAAATGGCACAGAAATTGCATCAATTAAGAGCGAAATTGGTCAAGATATTGAGTCAGTGGAGCGAGAGCACATCCTCAAGGTTTTGGCTGAAGTAAATGGAAATCGTACAAAAGCCGTAGAGATTTTAGGAATTTCAGCAAGAGCACTACGTTACAAGCTTAAATCCTATAAAGAAGCTGGCTTTTTAAACGAATAA
- the fliE gene encoding flagellar hook-basal body complex protein FliE: MSTSNVDSMITRMQALAAAASGKPVASENSAANGVDFSAVLKNAIENVNTAQNSAQAKAQSFSTGASDTSLEDVIVSLQKANLSLQGMIAVRNRLVDAYKEVTNLQV; this comes from the coding sequence ATGAGTACAAGCAACGTTGATTCTATGATTACCCGGATGCAGGCCTTGGCCGCTGCAGCCAGCGGTAAGCCTGTTGCTAGCGAAAACTCAGCCGCTAATGGCGTTGACTTTTCTGCTGTTCTGAAAAACGCGATCGAAAACGTTAATACGGCTCAAAACAGCGCCCAAGCAAAAGCCCAGTCTTTTTCTACCGGCGCCTCTGATACTTCATTAGAAGATGTCATTGTTTCTTTGCAAAAAGCCAATCTTTCCTTGCAAGGCATGATTGCAGTACGAAACCGACTGGTAGACGCTTACAAAGAAGTGACTAATTTGCAGGTTTAG
- a CDS encoding EscU/YscU/HrcU family type III secretion system export apparatus switch protein, whose protein sequence is MDEKKIRKAVALAYETNSAAPRITGQGEGFVADAILAKAKEFGIPTRTEPELVEFLMQLKLNELVPPKLYAAVAEVLAWAYEVDGK, encoded by the coding sequence ATGGATGAGAAAAAAATCCGTAAAGCTGTTGCTCTCGCTTATGAGACCAATAGCGCGGCACCACGAATTACAGGGCAAGGCGAAGGTTTTGTAGCTGATGCCATCTTGGCAAAAGCAAAAGAATTCGGCATTCCCACAAGAACAGAGCCTGAGTTGGTGGAGTTTTTAATGCAACTTAAGCTTAATGAGTTAGTGCCGCCAAAACTGTATGCTGCTGTAGCAGAGGTCCTTGCATGGGCATATGAGGTAGATGGAAAATAG
- the fliS gene encoding flagellar export chaperone FliS, with amino-acid sequence MPSRSARAYADSSVQTSVSAAEPGDLIVLIYERIFDHLKVAKRALENGEYGVEPFTKAHDLIQQGLLAALNPDVGGEVALNLGAIYEWSLREIINARVSKSPEKVDEVINVLSPLYEAWVSLAPKELVVGLAAPDPSMNQTSQASSY; translated from the coding sequence ATGCCCTCAAGATCAGCAAGAGCTTACGCAGATAGTTCAGTTCAGACATCGGTTAGCGCCGCGGAGCCGGGTGATCTGATTGTGCTCATTTATGAGCGCATATTTGATCATCTGAAGGTTGCAAAGAGGGCTCTTGAGAATGGTGAGTATGGTGTCGAGCCCTTCACTAAGGCTCACGATTTGATTCAGCAGGGGCTGCTTGCCGCTTTAAATCCAGATGTTGGCGGTGAAGTTGCCCTGAATCTTGGGGCAATTTATGAATGGTCGTTGCGCGAAATTATTAATGCTCGAGTTTCTAAATCACCTGAAAAGGTTGATGAAGTGATTAATGTGTTGAGCCCACTCTATGAAGCTTGGGTTTCTTTGGCCCCTAAAGAGTTGGTAGTGGGATTGGCCGCTCCCGATCCCAGTATGAACCAGACATCACAAGCCTCAAGTTACTGA
- the fliD gene encoding flagellar filament capping protein FliD, whose amino-acid sequence MAVSSTSSANSTTSIDVAGIVDSLMKAEKVPLTALQAKITKEETVISDLGVIKGKIASFQSALDGLETTSNFSVLNASSSNPDVISATGISGSVFGSYAISNISLAKATVLTYKSTSGANFPSASATVPLDHGKFTIQVGSGSTYTVYGGLTGQEKTSDTGASTLATKIFSAGANHYTAGTYANVLISGASGGGAYGTVTVDGSGNFTVAITSVGSGFKDGDALSISSASIGGATATSISLGNLTVPANGLQIDITELATAINALGIGASAAVTKTSSSSDYIFTIRGTATGADNALTVGDFGSLGGATSFSGAGSVYKDAAASVTATNSSFKVDGTTYSRSSNTISDVINGASFTLKAADPTNTYTINVSEGADNSSTKIQSLIAAYNDLIDTHKSMIANSHNSSSGKTGTFAANPTMLYFINEIKARFAKGVSYGVNGVSSISLKDLGIDLAKDGVATFNSTNFAAAQSNGLQSKLASGVKMGYVSNTNYLNKYIDGLIGVTGSGGLIADTIANENSALDDLNTKQTNLEDRLAKIQNNYITQYSALNTLLYQLSVTSNSLTSALTALTNSNNNK is encoded by the coding sequence ATGGCTGTTTCCTCTACTTCCAGCGCAAATTCGACAACCTCTATTGACGTAGCGGGAATCGTTGATTCCCTCATGAAGGCTGAAAAAGTGCCTTTGACTGCCCTGCAGGCAAAAATTACCAAGGAAGAGACAGTTATTAGCGATCTTGGTGTGATCAAGGGAAAAATCGCCAGCTTCCAGTCAGCATTAGATGGCCTAGAGACAACTAGTAATTTTTCAGTTTTAAATGCTAGCTCTTCAAATCCTGATGTTATTTCTGCCACAGGTATTTCGGGCTCGGTTTTTGGTAGTTATGCCATTAGCAATATTTCACTTGCTAAAGCCACTGTATTGACATACAAAAGCACTTCTGGCGCAAATTTCCCGTCTGCCTCTGCCACAGTGCCACTAGATCATGGGAAATTTACGATTCAAGTTGGTTCTGGGTCAACCTACACTGTTTATGGTGGATTGACTGGTCAAGAAAAGACTTCGGATACCGGAGCATCCACATTGGCGACCAAAATTTTTTCTGCTGGAGCAAACCATTACACTGCGGGAACCTATGCCAATGTACTGATTTCTGGGGCTAGTGGCGGCGGTGCTTATGGAACCGTTACCGTTGATGGTTCTGGAAATTTTACTGTCGCAATTACTTCGGTAGGCAGTGGCTTTAAAGATGGGGATGCCTTAAGTATTTCTAGTGCATCTATAGGTGGGGCAACCGCAACAAGTATCTCCCTAGGAAATTTGACGGTTCCTGCTAATGGACTACAGATTGATATTACCGAATTAGCTACAGCAATTAATGCCCTGGGGATTGGTGCAAGCGCTGCGGTGACGAAAACAAGCAGCAGCTCAGATTACATTTTTACAATACGCGGAACAGCAACAGGAGCCGATAATGCCCTTACGGTCGGCGATTTTGGGTCTCTCGGTGGTGCCACTTCGTTTAGTGGTGCAGGCAGTGTGTATAAGGACGCAGCGGCCTCTGTGACTGCTACTAATTCAAGTTTTAAGGTCGATGGTACAACTTACTCACGATCAAGCAATACTATCTCTGATGTGATTAATGGAGCATCTTTTACTTTAAAGGCGGCTGACCCCACGAATACTTACACAATTAATGTTAGTGAAGGCGCAGATAACTCATCAACAAAAATTCAGAGCTTAATCGCAGCCTATAACGACCTCATTGATACGCATAAGTCAATGATCGCCAATTCGCATAATTCGAGCTCTGGGAAAACCGGGACATTTGCCGCTAATCCCACCATGTTGTACTTTATAAATGAAATTAAGGCACGTTTTGCCAAGGGTGTTTCATATGGGGTTAACGGTGTGAGTTCAATCAGTTTGAAGGATCTAGGAATAGATCTAGCAAAAGATGGCGTTGCTACATTTAACTCAACAAATTTTGCAGCTGCACAATCAAATGGACTTCAGTCCAAATTAGCAAGTGGTGTAAAAATGGGTTATGTGAGTAATACAAATTACTTAAATAAATATATCGACGGGTTGATTGGGGTAACTGGTAGCGGTGGTTTAATCGCGGATACGATAGCCAATGAGAATTCAGCGCTTGACGATTTAAATACTAAACAGACCAACCTAGAAGATAGGTTGGCTAAGATTCAAAACAATTACATCACACAATACTCAGCATTAAATACACTTCTTTATCAACTAAGCGTCACAAGTAATTCTTTAACGAGTGCTTTGACTGCATTAACTAATAGTAACAATAACAAGTAG
- a CDS encoding flagellar protein FlaG, translating into MSTTVNAYNSAATSASVMQPASTPPQALQTRSDAEVVSKVAAAEIKPSNINETSRPTREAVAKAAADLQEFVKSMGRNLNFSVDETTGYHVVRVVNPDTGELIRQLPSEELLKVARDFQRMNNVLVSQRA; encoded by the coding sequence ATGAGCACAACAGTTAATGCATACAATAGCGCCGCTACTAGCGCCAGCGTAATGCAGCCTGCCAGCACACCGCCCCAAGCACTTCAAACAAGATCTGATGCTGAGGTGGTATCTAAAGTTGCTGCGGCTGAAATTAAGCCTTCAAATATTAATGAAACGAGTAGACCTACCCGCGAAGCGGTGGCAAAAGCCGCTGCTGATTTACAAGAGTTTGTGAAGTCTATGGGTCGTAACTTGAACTTTTCAGTAGATGAAACAACGGGCTACCATGTAGTTCGGGTAGTCAATCCAGATACTGGAGAGCTAATTCGTCAACTGCCTTCTGAGGAATTATTGAAGGTGGCCAGGGATTTTCAGAGAATGAATAACGTGCTGGTGAGCCAGCGGGCGTAG
- a CDS encoding flagellin yields MATVINTNLASLYAQNNLSNAQNNLANSVQRLSSGLRINSAKDDAAGLAISQFMQNQINGVNQSRRNLNDATNLIQTADTSLGTIQDMLLRIKTLTTQGYDGSLSASQRTQIVDEINELNTEINATAARTKFNRNNLISSTVSASITTGGTNIGTSSTTGSINSVSANTMALGTFTLAGSSGNLTASSIITSTYAGAVTSTTYSQTLALTDYAGTAAGVKTINFDQIGLSLNITATSIATATLLSTDLNGKVITTTGGTVPDLYFQGGSDTSTPNMVVYDAINMRTDTTSGGFQAMNDLGGQINLLNSYTTSTAQATWANAFSTMGTFVDAALDVVSEQRSNMGALQNRISYINQNLEAYSTNLQSSRSAITDTDFAAETAKLTKGQIMQQAATAMLAQANQMPNIVLSLLK; encoded by the coding sequence ATGGCAACAGTAATTAACACCAACTTGGCTTCGTTATATGCGCAAAATAACTTATCGAATGCCCAAAATAACTTAGCTAATTCGGTACAGCGCCTATCATCTGGTTTACGTATCAATAGCGCTAAGGATGACGCTGCTGGTCTAGCAATTTCTCAGTTCATGCAAAACCAGATCAATGGTGTTAATCAATCTCGTCGTAACTTGAATGATGCGACCAATTTGATCCAGACTGCAGATACCTCCTTGGGGACCATTCAGGATATGTTGCTTCGCATTAAAACACTAACAACCCAAGGTTACGATGGCTCATTATCGGCTAGTCAGCGTACTCAAATCGTTGATGAGATTAACGAACTAAATACTGAAATTAACGCAACAGCAGCTCGCACCAAGTTCAACCGAAATAATTTGATTTCTTCAACTGTAAGCGCATCAATTACAACGGGCGGTACAAACATCGGCACATCCTCAACTACAGGGTCTATTAACTCAGTTTCCGCGAATACCATGGCGCTGGGAACATTTACTCTTGCAGGATCTTCTGGCAACTTGACCGCTTCCTCAATTATCACAAGTACATATGCTGGCGCAGTTACTAGTACAACGTATTCTCAGACGTTAGCGTTGACTGATTATGCTGGAACAGCCGCTGGTGTTAAGACAATTAACTTTGATCAAATTGGCTTGTCACTTAATATTACAGCTACATCAATAGCAACGGCGACATTGTTAAGTACAGATTTAAATGGTAAGGTAATCACCACAACTGGCGGCACAGTGCCTGACCTTTATTTCCAAGGTGGTTCAGATACCTCTACTCCAAATATGGTGGTTTATGATGCAATTAATATGCGTACCGATACTACCTCCGGTGGCTTCCAGGCAATGAATGATTTGGGTGGTCAGATTAACTTGCTTAACAGTTATACGACTTCGACTGCACAAGCGACTTGGGCAAATGCCTTTAGTACGATGGGAACCTTTGTGGATGCAGCCCTAGACGTTGTTTCTGAGCAGCGTTCTAATATGGGGGCATTGCAAAACCGTATCAGCTACATTAACCAGAACTTAGAAGCTTATAGCACTAACTTACAGAGCTCACGTTCAGCGATCACAGACACTGATTTTGCAGCAGAAACTGCGAAATTGACGAAGGGTCAGATCATGCAACAGGCTGCAACAGCAATGTTAGCCCAAGCTAATCAGATGCCAAACATTGTTCTGTCTTTGTTGAAGTAA
- a CDS encoding flagellin, with amino-acid sequence MATVINTNLASLYAQNNLSNAQNNLANSVQRLSSGLRINSAKDDAAGLAISQFMQNQINGVNQSRRNLNDATNLIQTADTSLGTIQDMLLRIKTLTTQGYDGSLSASQRTQIVDEINELNTEINATAARTKFNRNNLISSTVSATTTATSIVNTSTYGVVNSVTANTMAVGTFTLAGTSGGTLTASSIITSTYAGAVTSTTYSQTLALTGYTSQAGGVQTINFDQIGLSINVTLTGGAAGDLAVGLNTVKITTTGGTVPDLYFQGGSDTSTPNMVVYDAINMRTDTTSGGFQAMNDLGGQINLLNSYTTSTAQATWANAFSTMGTFVDAALDVVSEQRSNMGALQNRISYINQNLEAYSTNLQSSRSAITDTDFAAETAKLTKGQIMQQAATAMLAQANQMPNIVLSLLK; translated from the coding sequence ATGGCAACAGTAATTAACACCAACTTGGCTTCGTTATATGCGCAAAATAACTTATCGAATGCCCAAAATAACTTAGCTAATTCGGTACAGCGCCTATCATCTGGTTTACGTATCAATAGCGCTAAGGATGACGCTGCTGGTCTAGCAATTTCTCAGTTCATGCAAAACCAGATCAATGGTGTTAATCAATCTCGTCGTAACTTGAATGATGCGACCAATTTGATCCAGACTGCAGATACCTCCTTGGGGACCATTCAGGATATGTTGCTTCGCATTAAAACACTAACAACCCAAGGTTACGATGGCTCATTATCGGCTAGTCAGCGTACTCAAATCGTTGATGAGATTAACGAACTAAATACTGAAATTAACGCAACAGCAGCTCGCACCAAGTTCAACCGAAATAATTTGATTTCTTCAACTGTAAGCGCGACTACTACTGCTACCAGTATTGTTAATACCTCTACATATGGAGTAGTAAATTCAGTTACAGCGAACACAATGGCTGTTGGCACCTTTACACTTGCTGGTACAAGTGGAGGTACATTGACCGCTTCCTCAATTATCACAAGTACATATGCTGGCGCAGTTACTAGTACAACGTATTCTCAGACGTTAGCGTTGACGGGGTATACATCTCAAGCTGGTGGTGTTCAAACAATTAACTTTGATCAAATTGGCTTGTCAATAAATGTAACCTTAACTGGTGGTGCTGCAGGAGATTTGGCAGTTGGTCTGAATACCGTAAAAATCACCACAACTGGCGGCACAGTGCCTGACCTTTATTTCCAAGGTGGTTCAGATACCTCTACTCCAAATATGGTGGTTTATGATGCAATTAATATGCGTACCGATACTACCTCCGGTGGCTTCCAGGCAATGAATGATTTGGGTGGTCAGATTAACTTGCTTAACAGTTATACGACTTCGACTGCACAAGCGACTTGGGCAAATGCCTTTAGTACGATGGGAACCTTTGTGGATGCAGCCCTAGACGTTGTTTCTGAGCAGCGTTCTAATATGGGGGCATTGCAAAACCGTATCAGCTACATTAACCAGAACTTAGAAGCTTATAGCACTAACTTACAGAGCTCACGTTCAGCGATCACAGACACTGATTTTGCAGCAGAAACTGCGAAATTGACGAAGGGTCAGATCATGCAACAGGCTGCAACAGCAATGTTAGCCCAAGCTAATCAGATGCCAAACATTGTTCTGTCTTTGTTGAAGTAA